The Chryseobacterium sp. LJ668 genome segment TTTCGTCCAGATAAATCTGGTTGACAATCGATTTTGCTTCAACGATATTCTGTAAAGAAATAACAGGTTTTACCTCCGGCTGATGCGAAGTAGAGACCATTCTCATTACTTTTCTTTCATCCTCAAATTCCGGATAATCAATTTTGCATTTCAGCATAAAACGGTCGCTTTGCGCTTCGGGCAAAAGATAGGTTCCCTCCTGATCGATGGGATTTTGTGTTGCTAATACCAAAAACGGTTTTGGAAGAGGCATCGTTTCGTCACCTATTGTCACCTGTTTTTCCTGCATTACTTCTAGAAGGGCAGACTGCACTTTGGCCGGAGCTCTGTTGATCTCATCTGCAAGTACAAAATTGGCAAAAACAGGGCCTCTTTTTATTGAAAAATCGTTTTCTTTAATATTATAAATCATCGTTCCCACAACATCTGCAGGAAGAAGATCTGGTGTAAACTGAATTCTTGAAAAGTCACCATGCACAGCTTCAGCAAGCGTTTTTATCGCCAATGTTTTTGCAAGACCAGGAACTCCTTCGAGCAAAACATGGCCATTTCCCAAAAGTCCGACCAAAAGTCGATCTATCATGTATCCCTGCCCGATAATTACTTTGTTGATTTCCTGTCTCAAAAGTGAGAAGAAATAATTTTGTTCTCTAACTTTTTCCGTGAGTTGACGAATGTCTTCTGCTTGATATGAATCTGACATAGTTTAAATTAAAATAATTGGTAAATTTCTGATAAATACTTGCATTAATCAACACAATGAATGCCATATTTGAGTTAAAATTTGTTAAATATTCCAGACAGATTAAAAGATTCGGAATGTTTAAAGTTTGAAATTAAATATACTTTAAATTTAAAATCATAAAAAATACATAAATTTTGCCTTAAACCCCTATTCAAAAATTGTCATTTTCAGTTTATTAAACTATTTTTGGTGATTAAATTTTTTGCAAAATGAATTATCATTTTCAAGCTCACAGACAGGTCAGAAAAAACCTTTTGGATATCTTGCAGAACACTTCACATGATGATCTTCTATTAATTCCCGATGGTTTTAATAACAACATGTACTGGAATATTGCGCATACCGTTGCTACACAGCAATTGTTGCATTATTATCTGAGCGGACATCCTTTCAGAATCGATAAATACTGGATCGAAACCTATAAAAAAGGAACCATGCCCAATCTGAATGTACAGAAGTCTGAAGTAGAAGATCTAGAATTTCTTTTAACCGAAACATCCAAGATTTTGATGAAAGATTACGACAGCGATTTTTTTTCAGATTATACGCCGTACACCACAAGTTTCGGGATGGATCTGAAAAGTATTCAGGATGCAATTATTTTTAACAATCTTCATGAGAGTTTGCATTACGGCTATGCAATGGCGCAGAAGAGAGCAATTTTAGGAGAAAAAGGCTAAAGAGCTAAGAAAAAATAAGTTGAATTAAACTTATACATTTAAATTAAAAATATAAAATTTTGGAAGATTTTCAACATAAGAACTCAAAACCTGAATTTAGAAATTCAGAACCTAATAAGAAAGACGATTTTATATTCGGGTTGCGTCCCGTTTTAGAAGCGATTGAAGCAGGGAAAACGATTGACAAAATTTTTGTACAGAATGCCCTGCAAGGGGAAATTTTCGCAGAGCTGAAAGCTGTTTTAGCAAAATATAAAATACGTCCCAACTATGTACCTGTTGAAAAACTGAACCGTTTTACGAGAAAAAACCACCAAGGTGTAGTTGCTTTTATTTCAGACGTACCTTTTCATAAAATAGAAAATATTATTCCTGAATTATTTGAGGAAGGAAAAGTACCGTTCATATTAATTTTAGACAGATTAACTGACGTAAGAAACTTTGGAGCCATTTGCAGAACTGCAGAATGTGTGGGAATTCATGCAGTTGTTATTCCTGAAAAAGGAGGAGCACCGATCAATTCTGATGCGATAAAAACTTCCGCGGGGGCAATGTACAACATTAAAATCTGCAAAGAGAATAATTTGGCTCATGTGGTAGATTATCTTCAGCAAAGCGGAGTTTCTGTATTTTCGGCAACTGAAAAAGCACAAAAACTGATTTACGATGTCAATTTTACAGAACCTTGTGCTATCGTGATGGGGAATGAAGAAACCGGAATTTCTAAAGAAGTTCTGCATCATTCTGACGAAAAAATAAAACTTCCCATCGAAGGAAAAACTCAGTCATTAAACGTCTCTGTAGCTTGCGGAGCCATTCTTTACGAAGCGATGAGACAAAAATTAGTGAAAATCAATTAATAGTAGTACAATCATTTATGAAAAATATAGCAGCAATAGCATTGATCTCTTTAGCCATTATTTCATGTAAAAAAGAGACAGCAACGATTACAAAAATAGACCCTAAAACCGGAAAAACGATAACAGTAGAAGTTCCTGCAGATTCTGTGGCTGAAGTGAAAGCAAATCCTGCAATCAAAGACTCTTTGGGTGTTTATACACAGTCTTTTAAGCTTGAAAAAGGTAAAACATATCCTTTAACGACGTACCAAAGAGACGTGAAAACAATGACTGATCCTCAAGGAAAAACATTGAACGGAACAAGTGAATCTACCGACGAAATGAGTTTTACAGTAAATGATGTGAAAAATGGAATTTACGATATTACCATCAATCTGATCGGGAAAAGAAACTCTCAGAGTGCTGATGGAAAAACCATTGTTGTAGACACAAAACAGGCAATCCCGAAAGAGGACAATCTTAAAATGATCTGGAATGTAAACCGTGCATTGACCGGTAACAAACTGAACATGAAAATGGACAGTAAAGGAAATGTGATCTCAATTACAGGTTTTGATGCTATCTATACAAAAATTTCAAACGCACTGGGAACGCTCATCAAAGATGCTAATCAAAAAGCAAGTGCTGTTGCAGGTCTGAAACAAACCTTTAACGAAAAAGTGCTGAAAGACCAATTTGCAAAAAACCTGACAATTATCCCTAAAAAAGGAGTAAAAATCGGTGAAAAATGGTCGACAAGCGAAAGTGCTGATGAAACAGGAAAATTTAAGGTAACCTCAAACTATGTTTTGAAAAGTGTAGGAAACGGTATAGCTGAAATATCTATAACTGGAGGAATTCCTAAAAAAGAAGAGAAAAAATCTCAAGGCGAGATGACGCACAGCATGAGCAGCGAACTGGCTCAAAACGGAACCATTAAATTTGACCAGAATACAGGCTGGATCACCAATCAGAATATCACGGTAAAAACTACTCAGATAGAAACAATTTCAGACGGAAAACAGTCTCAGAGTATGAAAAGTGTGTCAAATTCTTCTGTAATGGTAAATCCTGCTGCTAAATAATTATAAAATTTGAAGGTTGAAGAGTTTTTAGCAACTAGAAATGTGTCTTTTGGATCTAACATTACAATTAATTTGATTGGTTATGAAATTTATTTTTGAGTTAATTCTCGCTACAATTATTATTTTCTTTGTCTGGAATATTTTAAAAAGAGTTTTCTTTAAATCTTTTTATAAATACACAGGCTTTAAACCAAATAACGTGCAGAACCAGGAAAATAAAAACTCAAATAAAAATATTGATAAAAAAGTAAAATGGGATGCAGAAACTGTGGAATACGAGGAAGTGAAAGATAAAAGTAATGCGAAGCATTAATGGATCTTGTGAACTTTGCTAAGTGAAATCAAGGATTCGACGAAGTCAAACGCCTTAGCGAACTTAAATATATGCATATAGTAGCAAAATAACTTTGCGGACTTTGCATTAGAAACAAAAACAAATCTAAACGAATGATTCTTAAAATCAGAATTTCTCAATTAATATCTACTGATAACCAAAATGGCAAAAAATAAAAACTTAATTTACATTGCAATTTCCATCGCTGCATTCTTAGTTTTAGCATTTTTATATTCCACTCCTGTGCTTACGGGAAAGCAGCTTTTCCAACATGATATCGTTCAGTATCGAGGCGGAGCGAAAGAACTTATCGATTACAGAGACACTTACGATAAAGAAACATATTGGAG includes the following:
- the rlmB gene encoding 23S rRNA (guanosine(2251)-2'-O)-methyltransferase RlmB is translated as MEDFQHKNSKPEFRNSEPNKKDDFIFGLRPVLEAIEAGKTIDKIFVQNALQGEIFAELKAVLAKYKIRPNYVPVEKLNRFTRKNHQGVVAFISDVPFHKIENIIPELFEEGKVPFILILDRLTDVRNFGAICRTAECVGIHAVVIPEKGGAPINSDAIKTSAGAMYNIKICKENNLAHVVDYLQQSGVSVFSATEKAQKLIYDVNFTEPCAIVMGNEETGISKEVLHHSDEKIKLPIEGKTQSLNVSVACGAILYEAMRQKLVKIN
- a CDS encoding AAA family ATPase — protein: MSDSYQAEDIRQLTEKVREQNYFFSLLRQEINKVIIGQGYMIDRLLVGLLGNGHVLLEGVPGLAKTLAIKTLAEAVHGDFSRIQFTPDLLPADVVGTMIYNIKENDFSIKRGPVFANFVLADEINRAPAKVQSALLEVMQEKQVTIGDETMPLPKPFLVLATQNPIDQEGTYLLPEAQSDRFMLKCKIDYPEFEDERKVMRMVSTSHQPEVKPVISLQNIVEAKSIVNQIYLDEKIEKYILDMVFATRFPEKYGLSELKNYISFGASPRASINLAIASRAYAFLRGRAFVIPEDVKELAKDVLRHRIGLTFEAEAEEITSEEIVNRILAKIQAP
- a CDS encoding DinB family protein translates to MNYHFQAHRQVRKNLLDILQNTSHDDLLLIPDGFNNNMYWNIAHTVATQQLLHYYLSGHPFRIDKYWIETYKKGTMPNLNVQKSEVEDLEFLLTETSKILMKDYDSDFFSDYTPYTTSFGMDLKSIQDAIIFNNLHESLHYGYAMAQKRAILGEKG
- a CDS encoding DUF6263 family protein, with translation MKNIAAIALISLAIISCKKETATITKIDPKTGKTITVEVPADSVAEVKANPAIKDSLGVYTQSFKLEKGKTYPLTTYQRDVKTMTDPQGKTLNGTSESTDEMSFTVNDVKNGIYDITINLIGKRNSQSADGKTIVVDTKQAIPKEDNLKMIWNVNRALTGNKLNMKMDSKGNVISITGFDAIYTKISNALGTLIKDANQKASAVAGLKQTFNEKVLKDQFAKNLTIIPKKGVKIGEKWSTSESADETGKFKVTSNYVLKSVGNGIAEISITGGIPKKEEKKSQGEMTHSMSSELAQNGTIKFDQNTGWITNQNITVKTTQIETISDGKQSQSMKSVSNSSVMVNPAAK